In a genomic window of Bradyrhizobium sp. LLZ17:
- a CDS encoding cation:proton antiporter, which yields MSPLSFIAVLLCLASTFGLLNRMLLRLPGTIGLTVVALIASLVVIALGALFPALNLRLALQDILGVRELPETLLNGVLCFLLFAGTLQVDVSALWSRKITVFLLATAGVVIATVLFGVGIYFAFALTGVQMPLSWALVLGAILAPTDPVAVGSILSRVGLSKHLQAVMAGESLFNDGVAVVLFQATLAYAVGKHPTFGSIGLDFLREMGGGLIVGAATGWIGYLAMKRIDDYPLEITMSLALASGSYVLASSLGASGPIAVVLAGLLIGSRGRREAMSEKTCRNLALFWSVVDEILNSLLFLLIGFEMLGLARLERSTLVVMALAIPLSLLVRAASIVGTALWLHARNPNRWPAIAVLTWGGLRGAISVALALSIGSSEWKSGLLAICYAVVVFSIVVQGLTLERVVRLSRFKDQVR from the coding sequence ATGTCGCCACTTTCTTTCATAGCGGTGCTGTTGTGCCTTGCGTCCACGTTCGGACTTCTCAACCGGATGCTTCTGCGGCTTCCCGGCACGATCGGGCTGACGGTGGTCGCGCTCATTGCTTCGCTTGTTGTCATCGCCCTCGGCGCTCTCTTCCCTGCTCTGAATTTGCGACTGGCGCTCCAGGATATTTTGGGTGTCCGGGAGCTGCCGGAGACGCTCTTGAACGGCGTCCTGTGCTTCCTGCTTTTTGCCGGCACCTTGCAGGTCGATGTTTCCGCATTGTGGTCCCGCAAGATCACGGTCTTCCTTCTGGCGACCGCGGGGGTGGTGATTGCGACCGTGTTGTTCGGGGTGGGGATCTACTTCGCCTTCGCCCTCACTGGGGTGCAGATGCCGCTCTCCTGGGCCCTCGTGCTCGGGGCCATCCTCGCGCCAACAGATCCCGTGGCGGTCGGGTCGATACTGTCGCGAGTGGGACTCTCCAAGCATTTGCAGGCGGTGATGGCGGGCGAGAGCCTGTTCAACGACGGCGTGGCGGTGGTCCTGTTTCAGGCGACGCTAGCCTATGCGGTCGGGAAACATCCTACGTTCGGCTCCATCGGCCTTGATTTCCTGCGTGAGATGGGCGGCGGTCTCATCGTCGGCGCTGCGACCGGCTGGATCGGTTATCTGGCGATGAAGCGCATCGACGACTACCCGTTGGAGATCACGATGTCCTTGGCTTTGGCGAGTGGGTCTTACGTGCTCGCCAGCAGTCTCGGCGCCTCCGGTCCGATTGCGGTCGTGCTTGCCGGTCTTTTAATCGGCAGCCGCGGACGACGCGAGGCGATGAGCGAGAAGACGTGCCGCAATCTTGCTCTGTTTTGGTCGGTGGTCGACGAGATCCTGAACTCGCTGCTGTTCTTGTTGATCGGTTTCGAGATGCTTGGGCTGGCTCGTCTCGAACGCTCGACCTTGGTCGTCATGGCACTCGCGATTCCCCTCAGTCTGCTCGTGAGAGCCGCAAGTATCGTCGGCACCGCGTTGTGGCTTCATGCCAGGAATCCGAACCGTTGGCCCGCAATCGCCGTCCTGACCTGGGGCGGGTTGCGCGGAGCCATCTCGGTGGCGCTGGCGCTGAGTATCGGTTCCAGCGAATGGAAAAGTGGACTTTTGGCGATCTGCTACGCCGTGGTCGTATTCTCGATCGTGGTGCAGGGGCTGACATTGGAGCGGGTCGTGCGGTTAAGCCGCTTCAAGGACCAGGTTCGGTGA
- a CDS encoding DUF3311 domain-containing protein: protein MRQIRWLAVAPFLALVAGPFFVNRVHPLVFGLPFLLVWIVAWIVLTSLIMAVIYAVDPANQESEP, encoded by the coding sequence ATGCGCCAAATCCGCTGGCTCGCCGTCGCGCCGTTCCTCGCTCTCGTGGCCGGTCCGTTCTTCGTCAACCGGGTGCACCCGCTTGTCTTCGGCCTGCCGTTCCTGCTGGTCTGGATCGTGGCCTGGATTGTGCTGACGTCGCTCATCATGGCCGTGATCTACGCCGTCGATCCGGCTAACCAGGAGAGCGAGCCGTGA
- a CDS encoding sodium:solute symporter has product MNGALPFIAAAALLALTLGFLAQRGKDMNLEQWTVGGRGFGAVFVFLLLAGEIYTTFTFLGGSGFAYGKGAPAYYILCYGTLAYVLSYFMLPPIWRYAKEHRLYSQSDFFVRKYDSPALGIIVTLVDIVALIPYLVLQFKGLGIIVEIAGYGAISSTVAIWTGAVVVAGYVMVSGVHGSAWTAVAKDILILVIVVFLGLYLPSHYYGGLGAMFEAIEQARPGFTVLPPHGESLWWFSSTVLLTALGFYMWPHSFGSIYTARNATVIRKNAIVLPLYQLILLFVFFVGFAAILQVPGLTGPDIDLALFKLSVKTFDPWFVGVIGATGVLTALVPGSMILMTTATLIANNLYRVLSPSSDDRQVSRVAKLLVPVVALVAVFFTLRGGETIVALLLMGYSLVTQLFPSLVLSLGQRNIATREGAAAGILAGVATVAIVSLTGLNLHKLSWLPTEVQDLNIGIIALAVNFIVLIAVSLAMRAAAAPAQAAAE; this is encoded by the coding sequence GTGAACGGCGCGCTGCCCTTTATCGCGGCTGCGGCGTTGCTGGCTCTCACCCTCGGCTTTCTCGCGCAGCGCGGGAAGGACATGAACCTGGAGCAGTGGACGGTGGGTGGCCGCGGTTTCGGCGCCGTTTTCGTCTTCCTGCTGCTTGCAGGAGAGATCTACACCACCTTCACGTTTCTCGGCGGAAGCGGCTTTGCCTACGGCAAGGGCGCGCCGGCCTATTACATCCTCTGCTATGGCACGCTGGCCTACGTGCTCTCGTATTTCATGCTGCCGCCGATCTGGCGCTACGCCAAGGAGCACCGGCTTTACTCACAGTCGGACTTCTTCGTGCGTAAATATGATAGTCCGGCGCTCGGCATCATCGTGACGCTCGTCGATATTGTGGCGCTGATTCCCTACCTCGTGCTCCAATTCAAGGGGCTCGGAATTATCGTCGAAATCGCCGGTTATGGCGCGATCTCCTCCACGGTTGCGATCTGGACAGGCGCTGTCGTCGTGGCGGGTTACGTCATGGTGTCGGGCGTGCATGGCTCGGCCTGGACCGCGGTGGCCAAGGACATTCTGATTCTCGTCATCGTGGTGTTTCTCGGCCTCTACCTTCCGTCGCACTACTATGGTGGGCTCGGGGCGATGTTTGAGGCCATCGAGCAAGCCAGGCCCGGTTTTACGGTCCTGCCGCCGCATGGGGAAAGCCTGTGGTGGTTCTCCTCCACCGTGCTGCTCACCGCGCTCGGCTTCTACATGTGGCCGCACAGCTTCGGCTCGATCTATACCGCCAGAAACGCGACCGTGATCCGCAAGAACGCGATCGTGCTGCCGCTGTATCAGCTCATCTTGTTGTTCGTGTTCTTCGTCGGCTTCGCCGCCATCCTGCAGGTGCCCGGGCTCACCGGCCCGGACATCGATCTCGCGCTCTTCAAGCTGTCGGTCAAAACATTCGATCCGTGGTTCGTCGGTGTGATCGGGGCCACCGGCGTGCTCACTGCGTTGGTGCCCGGCTCCATGATCCTGATGACCACTGCGACGCTGATTGCCAACAATCTTTACCGCGTGCTCAGCCCGTCCTCCGACGATCGACAGGTCTCGCGGGTGGCAAAGCTTCTGGTGCCTGTGGTGGCGCTCGTGGCGGTGTTCTTCACGCTGAGAGGCGGAGAAACCATCGTGGCTCTCCTGCTGATGGGATACAGTCTGGTCACACAGTTGTTTCCTTCGCTGGTGCTCAGCCTCGGTCAGCGCAACATCGCGACGCGCGAGGGCGCAGCCGCGGGCATCCTCGCCGGTGTCGCCACGGTCGCCATCGTCAGCCTCACCGGCCTCAACTTGCACAAACTATCCTGGCTGCCGACAGAGGTGCAGGACCTCAATATCGGCATCATCGCGCTGGCGGTGAACTTCATCGTGCTGATCGCGGTCAGCCTGGCTATGCGAGCCGCCGCGGCCCCCGCTCAGGCCGCTGCCGAATAG
- a CDS encoding Crp/Fnr family transcriptional regulator, producing MASGEPIVSFGDRPSACCLVVDGFVLRSKIVGTGRRQVLAFHQPGDIPDLQSLFLHVMDHDVSALGNSVLGFIPHAPLRELIKRRPNIAQALWRDTLTDASVFREWICNVGQRDATSRVAHLVLELYTRLAAIGRTDGRSYSFPATQALLADAVGTSVVHMNRVVQELRSRGLLDLDRGRITLLNEAGLRR from the coding sequence ATGGCCAGCGGCGAGCCGATCGTATCCTTCGGCGATCGGCCGTCGGCGTGCTGCCTGGTCGTCGATGGATTCGTGCTGCGATCCAAGATCGTCGGGACCGGGCGCCGTCAGGTTCTCGCATTCCACCAGCCAGGCGACATCCCTGATCTGCAGAGCCTGTTTCTTCACGTCATGGATCACGATGTCAGCGCATTGGGAAATAGCGTCCTCGGCTTTATCCCGCATGCGCCGCTGCGCGAGCTGATCAAGCGCCGACCGAATATTGCTCAGGCGCTTTGGCGCGACACCCTGACCGATGCCTCGGTTTTCCGCGAGTGGATCTGCAATGTCGGCCAGCGGGACGCGACGAGCCGCGTGGCACACTTGGTACTCGAGCTCTATACCAGATTGGCGGCGATTGGACGCACGGACGGCCGGTCCTACAGCTTTCCGGCAACGCAAGCACTGCTTGCTGACGCCGTGGGAACGAGCGTGGTTCACATGAACCGTGTGGTCCAGGAATTGCGCAGCAGAGGTCTGCTCGATCTCGACAGAGGCCGCATCACGCTGCTGAACGAAGCTGGATTGAGGAGATAG
- a CDS encoding cytochrome c family protein — protein MILLLGSVLTACGPGKAAGPVNFTGDARHGAELIRQYGCGGCHDIPGIAGADGNVGPPLHRIGTRTYIAGFVRNSPENMAFWIQEPQKVLPGNAMPSMGIPQKDARDIAAYLYTLK, from the coding sequence ATGATCCTGCTGCTCGGCTCCGTGCTCACCGCTTGCGGTCCGGGCAAAGCTGCCGGCCCGGTCAATTTCACCGGTGACGCCCGACACGGTGCCGAGCTGATCCGCCAATACGGTTGCGGCGGTTGTCATGACATTCCCGGTATAGCGGGCGCTGACGGCAATGTTGGCCCACCGCTACATCGTATCGGCACCCGCACTTACATTGCAGGCTTCGTGCGAAATTCTCCCGAGAATATGGCGTTCTGGATTCAGGAGCCGCAGAAGGTCCTGCCGGGCAATGCCATGCCGAGCATGGGCATTCCGCAGAAAGATGCGCGGGACATTGCCGCCTATCTCTACACGCTAAAATAG
- a CDS encoding cytochrome c produces MPLRPFRIAIALLVVIAGSGSSIGQQTLPQSQEAETPTLAPRPNFGESVGNGRPGVFMQVPVTHLFPGAQPSSPAIKNPAQGDPKALERGMTYYVSLNCVGCHAPNGGGGMGPALSNSLFIYGSQPENIYLSIYQGRPNGMPAWGAVLPDSVIWDLVTYIGKISNEPIHQWGRTFSASPLSPNVEQVPSEQVSTSDPWSSTKGFSFGQKP; encoded by the coding sequence ATGCCCCTGCGTCCCTTCAGGATTGCCATTGCTCTGCTCGTGGTCATCGCCGGCAGCGGATCATCCATCGGCCAGCAGACCCTGCCACAATCGCAAGAAGCCGAGACGCCGACGCTCGCGCCCCGGCCTAATTTTGGCGAGAGTGTCGGCAACGGCAGGCCGGGCGTTTTCATGCAAGTGCCGGTCACCCACCTCTTCCCGGGTGCACAGCCCAGCAGCCCGGCCATCAAGAATCCTGCACAGGGAGACCCGAAGGCACTCGAACGCGGCATGACGTATTACGTCAGTCTCAACTGCGTCGGGTGTCACGCGCCGAACGGTGGCGGCGGGATGGGGCCTGCGCTCAGCAATAGTCTTTTCATCTACGGCTCGCAGCCAGAGAACATCTATCTCTCCATTTACCAGGGCCGCCCGAACGGCATGCCGGCGTGGGGCGCGGTGCTACCAGATTCGGTGATTTGGGATCTCGTGACCTATATCGGCAAGATCAGCAACGAGCCGATCCATCAATGGGGTCGAACATTCTCCGCGAGCCCGCTGTCGCCAAATGTCGAGCAGGTCCCGTCGGAGCAGGTTTCGACCAGCGATCCCTGGTCGAGCACCAAAGGATTCAGCTTCGGCCAAAAACCATGA
- a CDS encoding PQQ-dependent dehydrogenase, methanol/ethanol family — MLGLVLITGTLLPAASAQTDLISRMKDPAQWPMAARDYANTRYSELDQINAGNASRLQLAWTFSIGADRGQEAAPIVVDGTMYVVGPYAGPYPNRVFALDATTGELKWSYAPKPEPAAAGVACCDVVNRGLAFDNGKVFLNTLDNHTVAIDAGSGKELWHTKLGEINKGETITMAPVIVNGKILVGNSGGEMGVRGWVTALDENTGAIVWRAYATGPDKDVLIGDDFKPFYDNLKGQDLGVKSWPADRWQVGGGTMWGWISYDPELKLIYYGTANPSPWNANQRSGDNLWSTTIFARDPDNGRAKWAYQVNPHDLFDHDEINENVLVDLEINGKPRKALIHPGRNGYMYVIDRATGEVISADAYEFVNAYKGVDLKTGKIIPNDEKTPLLGKTIENICPSAPGAKDWQPSAWSPRTKLLYVPHQHLCMNFKASQVGYIAGTPYVGAEVDMFAGPGGYRGEFMAWDPVARKKVWEIHEKLPVWSGALVTAGDVAFYGTMDRLFKAVDAKDGHPLWQFRAGSGFIGQPVSYRGSDGQQYIAVLSGVGGWPGVVANAEVDPRVRNAALGFTGATQDLPFYTAAGSELLVFRLGNPAQDNNHAPAQ, encoded by the coding sequence ATGTTGGGCCTTGTCTTGATCACTGGAACGTTGCTGCCCGCGGCTTCAGCCCAAACCGATCTGATCAGCCGCATGAAGGATCCCGCACAATGGCCGATGGCGGCGCGGGATTATGCCAATACCCGCTACAGCGAACTCGATCAGATCAATGCAGGCAACGCGTCTCGCCTGCAGCTTGCCTGGACATTCTCGATCGGAGCCGATCGCGGACAGGAGGCCGCGCCTATCGTCGTCGACGGCACGATGTATGTGGTCGGCCCGTATGCGGGCCCCTACCCCAACCGCGTGTTCGCGCTCGACGCGACGACAGGCGAGTTGAAATGGTCGTATGCGCCGAAGCCAGAGCCCGCCGCGGCCGGCGTTGCCTGCTGCGACGTGGTCAATCGCGGACTTGCCTTCGATAATGGCAAGGTCTTTCTCAACACGCTCGACAACCACACGGTTGCGATCGATGCGGGCAGCGGCAAGGAGCTCTGGCACACCAAACTTGGGGAGATCAACAAGGGCGAAACGATCACCATGGCGCCGGTGATCGTCAACGGAAAGATCCTGGTCGGCAACAGCGGCGGTGAGATGGGCGTTCGCGGCTGGGTGACGGCGCTGGACGAAAACACCGGCGCCATCGTCTGGCGCGCCTACGCAACAGGGCCGGACAAGGACGTCCTGATCGGCGATGATTTCAAGCCTTTCTACGACAATCTCAAGGGCCAAGACCTCGGGGTCAAGAGCTGGCCGGCTGATCGCTGGCAGGTTGGTGGCGGCACGATGTGGGGCTGGATTTCCTACGACCCGGAATTGAAACTGATCTACTACGGTACGGCGAACCCAAGTCCGTGGAACGCCAACCAGCGCAGCGGCGACAATCTCTGGAGCACCACGATCTTCGCAAGGGATCCCGACAACGGCCGGGCCAAATGGGCCTATCAGGTCAATCCGCACGATCTTTTTGACCACGATGAAATCAACGAAAACGTCCTTGTCGACCTCGAGATCAACGGGAAGCCGCGCAAAGCGCTGATCCACCCGGGGCGCAACGGCTACATGTACGTGATCGACCGCGCGACCGGCGAGGTGATTTCCGCGGACGCCTACGAGTTCGTCAACGCTTACAAGGGCGTCGATCTGAAGACGGGGAAGATCATTCCCAATGACGAGAAGACGCCTCTGCTCGGCAAGACCATCGAGAACATCTGTCCCTCTGCGCCTGGCGCCAAGGATTGGCAGCCGAGCGCCTGGTCTCCCCGAACCAAATTGCTCTACGTCCCGCATCAACATCTGTGCATGAATTTCAAGGCGTCTCAGGTCGGCTATATCGCCGGCACGCCGTATGTCGGTGCTGAAGTCGACATGTTCGCGGGTCCGGGTGGCTACCGTGGCGAGTTCATGGCGTGGGACCCGGTCGCGCGCAAAAAGGTCTGGGAGATTCACGAGAAGCTTCCGGTCTGGAGCGGTGCATTGGTCACGGCCGGAGATGTCGCGTTCTACGGCACGATGGACCGACTGTTCAAAGCCGTCGATGCCAAGGATGGACATCCGCTCTGGCAGTTCAGGGCGGGATCCGGCTTTATCGGTCAGCCGGTTTCCTATCGCGGCTCGGACGGCCAGCAATACATCGCCGTTCTGTCAGGCGTCGGTGGTTGGCCGGGCGTCGTGGCAAATGCCGAGGTCGATCCCCGCGTGCGCAACGCTGCGCTTGGCTTCACGGGCGCGACCCAGGATTTGCCGTTCTACACCGCGGCCGGCAGCGAGCTGCTCGTCTTCAGGTTGGGTAATCCAGCGCAGGACAACAATCATGCGCCGGCTCAGTAA
- a CDS encoding heme-binding protein: MVGFILVICCLGPSASPAEDQPSSPMSCPVDHNQLADVLKKSVKPSGGPSNGGFDNNEWAAVVNREGVVCAVAYSGDKADDQWLGSRAIAAEKANTANAFSLKNKAMASANLYAGSQPGGILFGAGLSNPPSPDVIYSGRPEDFGTAHDPMVGKPVGGVIVFGGGLALYDDHGITGAIGVSGDSSCADHNVAWRTRHYLGLDHVPAGVSPNMKDAIIYDIGPDGKSPSGFGHPKCNGKEDQIATDLGAGVSGNVVR; the protein is encoded by the coding sequence ATGGTTGGATTTATCCTGGTGATCTGCTGTCTCGGTCCGTCGGCATCGCCGGCGGAGGATCAGCCGAGCTCCCCAATGTCCTGCCCGGTCGACCATAACCAATTGGCCGATGTCCTCAAGAAGAGCGTCAAGCCGTCGGGAGGCCCAAGCAACGGTGGATTTGACAACAATGAGTGGGCGGCCGTCGTGAACCGCGAAGGCGTCGTCTGCGCGGTTGCTTACAGCGGCGACAAGGCGGACGATCAATGGCTCGGCAGTCGCGCCATCGCAGCAGAGAAGGCGAACACCGCCAACGCGTTCAGCCTGAAGAACAAGGCGATGGCGAGCGCCAATCTCTATGCGGGCTCCCAACCCGGCGGAATCCTGTTCGGCGCGGGGCTGAGCAATCCGCCGTCGCCGGACGTGATCTATTCCGGCCGACCGGAGGACTTCGGCACCGCGCATGATCCGATGGTCGGCAAGCCCGTGGGCGGCGTGATCGTGTTCGGCGGCGGCCTTGCGCTCTACGACGATCACGGCATTACCGGCGCGATCGGGGTCAGCGGCGACAGCTCGTGCGCGGATCACAACGTCGCCTGGCGCACGCGCCATTATCTCGGGCTCGATCACGTTCCGGCAGGCGTCAGTCCCAACATGAAGGACGCCATCATCTACGACATCGGGCCAGACGGCAAAAGCCCATCGGGCTTTGGTCACCCCAAATGCAACGGCAAGGAAGACCAGATCGCAACCGATCTCGGTGCCGGGGTGTCGGGAAACGTCGTGAGATAG
- a CDS encoding cytochrome c oxidase assembly protein — translation MPALIAVLLFVGWLPSSAAAHGLSDVIDPSSLWSYDPWLLGPLYVVGISFYIGTQRLWHSAGGGRGVSYGRVAAFWTGWLVVALAVTSPLHWIGERLFTAHMVEHELLMLVAAPLMAWARINGPMLWSLPSKLRAPVGRVFSTGPLAAAWSFLSHPVSATALHGLALWIWHAPPLYAWALENVAVHRLQHVSFFSTALLFWWVLFYGRGPGRSARLRDGIGIACLFVTVLHSGVLGALLTLSTRVWIPGQGVLAADFGLSKLEDQQLAGILMWVPMGALYTGAALVFAYRWLSMSETPSSHASYRMPGIG, via the coding sequence ATGCCTGCGCTGATCGCGGTTCTGCTGTTTGTCGGGTGGCTGCCCTCGTCCGCTGCCGCGCACGGCCTGTCCGACGTGATCGATCCATCGTCGTTGTGGAGCTACGACCCTTGGCTGCTCGGCCCGCTCTATGTCGTCGGCATCAGCTTTTACATCGGAACGCAGCGGCTCTGGCATAGCGCCGGCGGTGGGCGTGGAGTGAGCTACGGTCGGGTCGCCGCGTTCTGGACCGGATGGCTGGTCGTTGCGCTCGCGGTCACGTCACCTCTTCACTGGATCGGCGAGCGCCTGTTCACCGCGCACATGGTCGAACATGAACTGCTGATGCTGGTCGCTGCTCCGCTGATGGCCTGGGCCAGGATCAACGGCCCGATGTTGTGGAGCCTGCCCTCAAAGCTGCGCGCCCCGGTCGGTCGCGTCTTCAGCACAGGGCCGTTGGCGGCGGCCTGGAGCTTCCTCAGCCACCCTGTCAGCGCAACGGCATTGCACGGGCTTGCGCTCTGGATCTGGCACGCACCGCCTCTGTACGCATGGGCTCTGGAGAACGTGGCGGTCCATCGTCTGCAGCATGTCAGCTTTTTTTCGACAGCGCTTCTGTTCTGGTGGGTGCTGTTCTACGGCCGCGGTCCGGGTCGCAGCGCGCGGCTGCGCGACGGGATCGGCATCGCATGTCTGTTTGTAACGGTGTTGCATTCCGGCGTGCTCGGCGCGCTTTTGACCTTGTCGACACGGGTGTGGATTCCCGGCCAAGGCGTTCTCGCGGCGGATTTCGGTCTGTCAAAGTTGGAAGACCAGCAGCTTGCAGGCATCTTGATGTGGGTGCCCATGGGAGCGCTCTACACCGGCGCTGCGCTGGTGTTCGCCTATCGCTGGCTCAGCATGAGCGAAACGCCGTCCTCTCACGCCTCCTATCGAATGCCCGGAATCGGCTAG
- a CDS encoding cytochrome c oxidase subunit 3: protein MKQQIVQNVGELPTYGFGPRSGPWWGAMGFMALEGMGFAIAVGAYLYLYAVNPTWPIGAAPPDLWPGSVETALYLLSIIPNQYTSRVAHRQDLPKVRACLIVMSLIGIVLLVLRGSEFAHLNTRWDNSAYGSIVWLVLGLHTTHLATDLADTIVLTVLMFTSHAKPRRFSDVTDNVFYWNFVVLAWLPLYVLLDWVPRL, encoded by the coding sequence GTGAAGCAGCAAATCGTTCAGAACGTCGGAGAGTTGCCGACCTACGGTTTCGGCCCACGGAGCGGGCCGTGGTGGGGCGCGATGGGTTTCATGGCGCTCGAGGGCATGGGTTTTGCGATCGCCGTCGGTGCATACCTTTATCTGTATGCGGTGAATCCAACCTGGCCGATCGGAGCGGCGCCGCCCGACCTTTGGCCGGGCAGCGTCGAGACCGCGCTGTATCTCCTCAGCATCATCCCGAACCAGTACACCAGCCGTGTCGCGCATCGCCAGGATCTGCCGAAGGTCCGTGCCTGCCTGATCGTGATGTCGCTGATCGGAATCGTGCTGCTGGTCTTGCGCGGATCTGAATTCGCGCATCTCAACACCAGGTGGGACAATTCGGCCTATGGCTCCATCGTCTGGCTCGTTCTCGGCCTGCATACGACGCATCTGGCGACCGACCTCGCCGACACGATCGTTCTGACGGTGCTGATGTTCACGTCCCACGCAAAGCCGCGCCGGTTCAGCGACGTCACTGACAACGTTTTCTACTGGAATTTCGTCGTCCTGGCATGGCTGCCTCTGTACGTCCTGCTCGATTGGGTGCCAAGGCTATGA
- a CDS encoding c-type cytochrome, whose protein sequence is MSFITANEIRIPVEQPVKVQLESADVIHSFWIPSLTGKMDLITGQQNEIQFTAKTPGVYRGQCAEFCGLQHAHMAFAVIALPQDEFKRWRDHENQSAVSPSDPLAKQGEQLFRARGCALCHAIRGTLAGGQLGPDLTHIGSRTTIAAGTLPLNSATLGAWLADPQHIKPGNLMPQMPLQSDELIAIHHYLEQLK, encoded by the coding sequence TTGAGTTTCATCACGGCCAACGAGATTCGGATCCCGGTCGAGCAGCCCGTGAAAGTGCAGCTGGAATCGGCCGACGTCATCCACAGTTTCTGGATCCCAAGTCTCACGGGAAAAATGGACCTGATCACAGGCCAGCAGAACGAGATCCAGTTTACGGCGAAGACGCCTGGCGTCTATCGCGGCCAATGCGCCGAGTTTTGCGGACTGCAGCACGCGCACATGGCGTTCGCGGTGATCGCGCTGCCGCAAGACGAGTTCAAGCGCTGGCGCGATCACGAGAACCAGAGCGCAGTCAGCCCGAGCGACCCGCTGGCAAAACAGGGCGAACAGCTGTTTCGCGCTCGCGGCTGCGCGCTCTGTCACGCCATCCGCGGCACCCTTGCCGGCGGCCAGCTCGGTCCAGACCTGACGCATATCGGCAGCCGCACCACAATCGCCGCGGGTACGTTGCCGCTCAATTCAGCGACCCTGGGCGCGTGGCTCGCCGACCCCCAACACATCAAGCCCGGCAATCTCATGCCGCAGATGCCGTTGCAGTCAGATGAACTCATCGCGATCCACCATTATCTGGAGCAGCTCAAGTGA
- a CDS encoding inorganic diphosphatase, with product MVETPRGSSCKLDFDPKLGAFTLAKPLMAGLTYPYDWGFIPSTKAEDGDPLDVLIIHDARTYPGVVLKCRPIGILEVEQKSQGRVERNDRVFAVPDRSSLEADLRDVRDLPSHGREELEQFFRATNVLENKELSFLGWHGPNRAIKTIRRLSR from the coding sequence GTGGTCGAGACGCCGCGTGGAAGCTCGTGCAAGCTTGATTTCGATCCCAAGCTCGGTGCGTTTACATTGGCGAAGCCGCTCATGGCGGGGCTCACCTACCCCTATGATTGGGGCTTCATTCCATCCACCAAGGCGGAAGATGGGGATCCTCTCGACGTCCTGATTATTCACGACGCCAGGACGTATCCCGGCGTGGTTCTCAAATGCAGGCCGATCGGAATACTCGAGGTCGAGCAGAAGAGCCAAGGCCGCGTGGAAAGGAATGACCGCGTCTTCGCGGTGCCCGACCGTTCATCCCTCGAAGCCGATCTCCGGGATGTTCGGGATCTGCCATCGCATGGCCGCGAAGAGCTTGAGCAGTTCTTTCGCGCAACCAATGTATTGGAGAACAAGGAGCTCAGCTTCCTGGGCTGGCACGGTCCAAACCGTGCGATCAAAACCATTCGCCGGCTGTCCCGGTAA